Proteins found in one Paenibacillus sp. FSL R10-2782 genomic segment:
- the rpsG gene encoding 30S ribosomal protein S7, whose protein sequence is MPRKGPVTKRDVLPDPVYNSKLVTRLINRIMLDGKRGVAQSILYNAFKLIQERTGNDPMEVFEAAIKNIMPVLEVKARRVGGANYQVPIEVKPERRTSLGLRWLVNYSRNRGEKTMEERLAAEIIDASNNTGASVKKREDTHKMAEANKAFAHYRW, encoded by the coding sequence AAAAGAGACGTGTTGCCAGATCCGGTATATAACAGCAAGTTGGTTACCCGCCTGATCAACCGCATCATGCTCGACGGAAAACGAGGCGTTGCTCAAAGCATTCTGTACAATGCGTTCAAGCTTATCCAAGAACGTACGGGGAATGACCCGATGGAAGTTTTTGAAGCAGCTATTAAGAATATCATGCCAGTCCTGGAAGTTAAAGCACGCCGTGTCGGCGGTGCCAACTACCAAGTACCAATCGAGGTAAAACCAGAAAGACGTACTTCCCTGGGTTTACGTTGGCTCGTAAACTACTCCCGCAACCGCGGCGAGAAAACGATGGAAGAGCGTTTGGCAGCTGAGATTATCGACGCTTCCAACAACACAGGCGCTTCCGTGAAGAAACGCGAAGATACGCACAAAATGGCTGAAGCGAACAAAGCGTTTGCTCACTATCGCTGGTAG